The genomic DNA TTACGCTGGGTACTATCCTGGTGGCTGCCTACAATCGTAAAGTGGTGGGTACCTACCGGCACCCGCTGTGGCTGACCATTTTTGGCGCGCTGGTGGTACTGATAATGGCCTGGTTGGGCGCCTACACGCTATGGCAGCAGCTACCACAGTTGTTTATCTAAGTAGGGAGCTTTTCCGAAGTCAGGGTCAAACTATAGTTGTTATACTTGCTGTGGCAGGTAGATTTCTCCTTTGAGGTAAGTTACGGCCTGTCCACTGATGTATACCCGGTCTTTGGCCAGTTCGCATTGCAGCGTACCCACCCGCCGAGAGACCTGCCGGGCAATTAGTTTTGTTTTCTGCAGGCGTTCGGCCCAGTAGGGGATAAGCGAACAGTGCGCCGAGCCCGTCACCGGGTCTTCGAAAATACTGGCCTGCGGCGTAAAGAAACGGGAAACAAAATCCACCTCCCGGCCTGGCGCCGTCACCACAATACCGCCAGGATCCAGGTTGATGGTATGAAGCAGGCTAGTGTCAGGGGCTAGATTCACTACGTCTTCCTCGGTTTCATATACCAGCACATAATCCCGGGCTTTCAGCACTTCTTTCGGCAGCTTCCCAATGCCTTGGCGGATTACCTCGGGCAATGCGGCCGGCAGCGGCTTGCGGGCCGGGAAATCCAGCGTCAGCAACTCCCCGGTTTTGGTTACGGTAAGCGGGCCACTCTGGCTCTGAAAGGTGATCTGCTCGCTACCGTAACCCAGGTGCCGGAAAAGTACGTGCGCAGCGGCCAAGGTAGCATGGCCGCACAAATCCATTTCCAGCTCCGGCGTAAACCAACGCAAACGGAAACCCTCGCCCTCCGGCACAAAAAAAGCCGTTTCAGATAGATTGTTCTCGATCGCGATCAGCTGCAGGGTCTTATCCGGAAGCCAGGATTGCAGCGGGCACACGGCGGCCGGGTTGCCTCCGAAGATGTTGCCGGTAAAAGCGTCGATCTGGTATAAGGGTATGGTCATTCTGTTGTAGGGTTAATAGTTGGTCAGGTAGGTTTTCCTGACTCAAGTATCTTTTATTGCTTTAGAGTAGGGCTACTATACGTAGGCCTTCACGCTGCTACTATCTTTTGTTCTCTGTTAGTTCCTGCAGCCGTTAAAAGGCCAACACAGTTTTCAGAAATCAGATAAATATTTGACCACTCTTTAGCGATACTTTAGCATTCTTCCTACCCCACTTACTTAAAAGTACTTGTTATAGAAGGCTAAATTCCTGAATTAGTTATATTTGTTATATCCAAGCCTATATAATACAAGTATAATAAAATAGGTAGGCCGGCCATCCGTATCCTTATGTAGCCGTCCCTTCTTTCTCACCCTGCTGCTGCCAATATACTTACGTTTGCTGAAAATATTTAACATACTTTAATATAAGTATTTGAATTTCAGGCCTACACCGTTCTGCGCTACGCTTCAAAAGCAAGCATATAGGTCAGGTTTTAAGCGACATGCGCCATTGCTTATTCCTTTGATCATACTAACGCCACACCTATGAAAATAAAATTATCTCCATGTTTATTCCGGTCAGCGCCTTCCGGCACTTTTAATACTGCACTGCAGTGCACAATGCTTGTTTTCTTCTTCCTTTTTCTCCTGAGTTTTCAGGCACCGGCAGTTGCTCAGAACCCGGCGTGGGCACACCAAATGGGTGGTGAATTTGCCGACCGTGCCGCAGCTGTTGCTGTCGGGCCGCAAGGCAGTGCTTTTGTAGCGGGCAGCTTTCGCGGCACCGCCAGTTTTGGAGCTACCTCCCTCACCAGCAGTGGTGATCTGGATGGCTTTATTGCCAGGTACACGCCTGAAGGCACTTTAAAATGGGTAAAAAACCTGGGGAGCAGCGGTGCGGACCAGGCCAGCGCAGTAGCTGCCGACAGCAACGGAAACGTGTATGTGGCCGGTAGTTTCAGCGGCACCGTCAACTTCGGGAGCAGCAGTCTGACCAGTAACGGAGCCGAGGATATTTTCCTGGTTAAGTATGACGCCGACGGGGAGTTATTATGGGCAGGGTGGAGTGGCGGTGCAGATAGCGAGCAGGTGTTGCAACTTTTTCTGGATGCTTCCGGCAAGGTGCACCTTGCCTTCTTATCGAGCAGCGTTCAGAATGGCTCCGCTTTCGCCAATACTTTTGTAGCCATCTGGGATTCCTCCGGCAGTTTCCATGGGGCCCTGAATGCAGGTGGCATAGGCGGCCACGTTTCAGATATTTCCTTTGATGCGGGCGGCAATACCTACGTTACAGGAGATTTCACCGGAACGATGACGATTGGGGATCAGGACCTGATTTTAAAAGGTCCAACCTCTCCTTATCTGACTTACTCCTCCATCTTTACGGCCAAGTTCAATCCGGAAGGTGGGCTAGATTGGGCCAGGGAAGCGTATGGCTTAGAGAAGTACACCCAGGAGGGGTATCCCGCATCTGTTGAATCACCCCAAATAGCTACGGATAAAGCTGGAAACGTCTACATTTCAGGCATTTTTTATAGCGGTATCCTGCTTGGTGATGTTATACTTGATGATGGTTTTGATACACAAGGTGAAATGCCAGAAAAAATCTTTCTGGCTCAGTATGATAATGCCGGTAATCCGGTATGGGCCAAGTGGGTTGCCAGCAAAAATGGCGGCGTTGATATAGTTGATCTAGTGCCCGATGCGGAGGATAACCTTTACCTGGCCTATCATCCGCTGGGTTTTATGGCTACAGACCCAACTGCCAATATCAATAAATACGACACAGAGGGGAACCTGATCTGGCAAATAGTAGAAGATGCCGATTATGACAACCCTACGCCCATCCATCATATTGCGGTGGATGAAATGAGCCGGCTTTATATGACTTTTTCTTTGATCGGAGAACTTTACCTAATCGGCACTACCGGAACCGAGGAGAATACCACCCCCATCACCAGCGACGATCTGACTAACCGCTTTACAGCCGTATACGACAACAATGGAAGCCCGCTGTGGGTGAAGCAGGTGGAGACCACAAGTGTAGCCAGTTCGGAAAAGGGCGCTTATGTAGCTGGTTCTTTTAAAGACACGGTTACCTTGGGCAATATTAGCCTAAGGAGCAAGGGCGAAACGGATGCATTCCTGACGAAAGTAATGTATGAGCCGGACCAGGTAGCCGCGCCCGTCTTTACCACCTTTTCACCACGCGAGGGCTTGCCCGGTGATACCGTGCGACTGCGTGGCACCGCACTCGCTACCACCCACACGGTACTCTTCAACGGCGTGGAGGCTAATTTCGAGGTCATCAGCGACACACAGCTGCGGGCGGTGGTACCAGCTACGACTACTACGGGCCGGATCACGATCCAAACTGCCGGTGGGAAAGATGTGAGCGGCAAGCTTTTTACTGTGCT from Pontibacter liquoris includes the following:
- a CDS encoding PhzF family phenazine biosynthesis protein; its protein translation is MTIPLYQIDAFTGNIFGGNPAAVCPLQSWLPDKTLQLIAIENNLSETAFFVPEGEGFRLRWFTPELEMDLCGHATLAAAHVLFRHLGYGSEQITFQSQSGPLTVTKTGELLTLDFPARKPLPAALPEVIRQGIGKLPKEVLKARDYVLVYETEEDVVNLAPDTSLLHTINLDPGGIVVTAPGREVDFVSRFFTPQASIFEDPVTGSAHCSLIPYWAERLQKTKLIARQVSRRVGTLQCELAKDRVYISGQAVTYLKGEIYLPQQV
- a CDS encoding SBBP repeat-containing protein, giving the protein MLVFFFLFLLSFQAPAVAQNPAWAHQMGGEFADRAAAVAVGPQGSAFVAGSFRGTASFGATSLTSSGDLDGFIARYTPEGTLKWVKNLGSSGADQASAVAADSNGNVYVAGSFSGTVNFGSSSLTSNGAEDIFLVKYDADGELLWAGWSGGADSEQVLQLFLDASGKVHLAFLSSSVQNGSAFANTFVAIWDSSGSFHGALNAGGIGGHVSDISFDAGGNTYVTGDFTGTMTIGDQDLILKGPTSPYLTYSSIFTAKFNPEGGLDWAREAYGLEKYTQEGYPASVESPQIATDKAGNVYISGIFYSGILLGDVILDDGFDTQGEMPEKIFLAQYDNAGNPVWAKWVASKNGGVDIVDLVPDAEDNLYLAYHPLGFMATDPTANINKYDTEGNLIWQIVEDADYDNPTPIHHIAVDEMSRLYMTFSLIGELYLIGTTGTEENTTPITSDDLTNRFTAVYDNNGSPLWVKQVETTSVASSEKGAYVAGSFKDTVTLGNISLRSKGETDAFLTKVMYEPDQVAAPVFTTFSPREGLPGDTVRLRGTALATTHTVLFNGVEANFEVISDTQLRAVVPATTTTGRITIQTAGGKDVSGKLFTVLQPQIAFFAPWWGHAGSAVYIAGRYLSTTKAVRFNGVKAKNFSVYNDYLVRAEVPAGATTGRISLELEGGATATSAWNFQVTGNPWALIAFRATADSTAIIPGALAQEEAPLAYPNPFTGSVRITANLGKAAPVRLVIYSEVGQVVREISFGQLPAGQHDLLWDGNNSQHTPVAPGLYFYHVLVGDKQLRGKLLKAGSTLR